Within the Tachysurus fulvidraco isolate hzauxx_2018 chromosome 3, HZAU_PFXX_2.0, whole genome shotgun sequence genome, the region AATCAAGACGTTTTTGGTGTCTGACTTCTTCCGCTTCTTTAGTTTTGTACTAGAGCTATGCTCCAAAATAATGACATCGTGTTGTCAAATGTATcacaaatttataaaaaatatatatttctttttaaatttcacttgcagggaaagaaaaaaattgcttCTTACTTTATTTAATCATACAGAAAAGACTATGTTAAATGAGTTGCTTTGTTACATTTTAGTGCAAACCAAACTGTTGTATTTCAGCTAATCAGTcgatgtattattttatttatctgtacctttttttttggccGAACCAAACCAGAAGTGCTTAGAAATACCCGTGCTTCCACTGTGCATTGATTTAATACAGGTCGCAAGTTGTTGGAGGatttttcccttaaaaaatgaacaaaaaaaaataatttgtttaaaaattaagGTTGTTTTAGTACACTAAGAAAGTGAGCGCCATTATGTGGTTGTAtgaatgttactgtacatgagagcacaattcatacacatttcatacacagttAAGAATGATTAAAGAGAGTAGACAGAAAAGACAGCAAGTATCACCATGCAGTTAAAGTAAAATGCACTGATGGATAGCAATTAGCACCAAATATTTCAACGTGGAACACaaggtttgttgtttttgcccTCTAACAAGATATCTCGGCGGCATTTTGGCTGTAAAACATGCTACAGTAAATAATCACCTCACTCGCTTTCTCCCAAAGGCTAAACACAGCACATTACATTCCCCCTATTGTCATACGCCATAGGAACTATTTTGCTCAGTCATAAAAAGTCTTCCTATTCTAAATCCCATGCATATAAAAGCTACTATATACACAGTATTCCCCCCCAGTTGATTTCTCaattccgattggtcagaacgTCTTCTGAtactttattgtttctatagtaacagctgctTCAGAGGTACTTGCTTGGTGGATGCCCCAAACGATCGATTCCTTATTTAAAAAGTTGCTGAGATGGTTATGTTTTTTTGGTGAGGAAACGTtcatttaacattcattcagtTTCAGTGATTTGAATCAACATACAACTTTTCTGCCACAGGAACGTCTTCAAGATTTCTTAGTTTCTCTGTGACCTGACAGGTTGCGTACATTTTGTTTGATTAACTTTAAGAGATTTTAAGGgaatgaatgtttatagctGGTAAAACAGAGCACTCTACAACATTAAACATACATGTAAGCGGATAAAAAGTAAAACTCTCACAATATTGCTgttataagtggaataaaacacttaggAACATGCTGTCcatggaaaataattaaaaacaatttgGTTATAGTCCAACACTATCCTTGATTATTTGCAGATTACTTTGCTATAACAGTATTGTGTATAACATTGCGTTTTTTTAACTTACTTTTTACTTAATGCACTCTTTATGATTTCTTCATTACAACCTTTCCCAATTACAGGAAGCGGCTGTCTGATTAAACCAATATTGATAGAAAATGTCTTGGAAGAAATGTCTCGTGTTTGGAGCACAGTcagatttgttttgtctggCCTCCATGTTTGAGATTGGTCTAAATATCAACGTTTGGTTGTTAACTTAAAAAAAGCAGCAGTTCCTTTGATTGTGAATGTGGCTAAAGTGCAAGGTTGTGTTACCGACGCAGCTCACGGCCCACTCAAATCCATCAAAAACATTTCGTgtatactgattaaaaaaacccGAAAAAGTTTACTGACATTGAAATCAGTCCCAAATGTGATCTCTGGTAAATTCTGGTAAACTTAGTAAATATTGTAAACCACGATAAAAAGTTATTCATTAGTACGGTCTAAAAAGTTTATATTAGCACATAAATGTATACAGAAACAAATCATTACCTGTACAAACTTTTGTTTCAgacattaggaaaaaaaaaaaacaccactaaataaaaacattaaaatctataaatgaatattaaatactgtgaaatacacaaacattgCAGATTGGGAATGTTTGTGTCTATAAACCAGTACTTAGTGATatcaatatttaaaagaaataatattcattaataatacatGAATTAAATAACACATAATGCTTCCTGTTGGATCTGAGAATTTAGTATGTACATGAAAATGTACGCTGGGAATATGAAACAGGATGTACACAGGAACACGGCGTGTTACAAAAACATCAAATACATCAAGTATGAACATTTGAAAACATCCAGTAGCATAAAAGTAATCTTTCACTGTTCATCGCAAtgcctcctctttttttttttccaaaacaagTTAGTTCTTGAACAAGCTATCTCGATTATGGCACCATTCCAAAAGTCCACAACAACCACCAAGCTGAATCGGACGCAATTAAACCAGTCTTGTATGTAGTTTTCCGACTTCATTTGTGCCATATTTGATTGTAAACTTACGTATATAACGTACATTAAGAAATATTCTTATTTAGACCTACGGTAAAAATGGCATTTCATATTAGGCTAAGGGACTTCAGCCGGGCATCATCGAGGTGAACATGTGTTATGACAGAGTGTCACCTCATCTGCTCTTCTGTTCCCAGAAACTCACCTTTTATCTACTCTCATATCCACATCAGAATTATAGATATAGTTTTTGTTAATATAAGGATGGTATTTAAATTACAAAATGATTTTAACAATGTTTTATTCTGCTTGGaggaattgaattaaattgccCCCAATATATGTAAAATTTGCTTACAATCACCAACCTGAAAAAAATTGTGTACATCTTTGCTTATACCCACATCGTTAAACAAAGGGCATCACCTTTTTCCATGAAACAAGCTCCTTTTTAAAGATGGTGCTTATTGTGCTGAAGTGTCTAACATGGTCCAGGACCCAGGTGGACACATTCTTCAAATGTAAAAAGGTTTGACTTGGTCTctttctgttactgttttacTTCTTGGGATGGAACACCATAAGCGGCCGTTCCTCGATGCGTTGCCATGGACTTTTCTTGTTCTCATCTTTGTCATCTGGGTCATTATCATCCTCTGGGCTGGTGACAGAATCCCGTTGGGTCTCACTGTTGCTGCTACGTGAGCTGTTTCCTCGGCTTCGTCCTCTTCTTGGCATCGGTGACCCTCGTGGTTCCTCTGGACCGTCATCCAGTAGGGGAGTCAGTGGATTTTCGAGAGGCGATCCTGCACCCATACGGCCAACTCCACCAGCAAGATCTAGAGGGTCATTATAAGGCAATTTCGAATAGTGCTTTCCCCCGCTGCTGCTCCCTCCATGCCCCTTCCGCCCATTTCCATGCCTTTCCTCTTTGCTCTTTCGCCCAGATGCTTGCTTGCGTTCCTGTTGAGTATCTTGGAGACTTGTGTCTGGGCCGCAATCCTTACTGGTGCCAGCAGGGGCACTCAATGTGCTTTGAGCACTATGGTTACTGCTATTAGCTCCACTGTGAGCAAATTCTGAGGCAACATCAATGTAGGAGTGTCGCACATGAGCATTGGCACGCCCATCAAGAGATATGAACCAGGCACGAGGGTGTTGCTTGACTCCTAGTTCTCGAAGTTTCTTTTCGGTTAGTGCCTGGAGTTCCCCATTCATCTGTGCCATGGTGGAATCATTAAAGAGCACTGGAATGTGCACTGGTGCTGACGGACCTCCAGATGCCCACATATTCTCCTCAGAACCGTCTGGAGACCCAACTCCTTGCTGGGCTTGCATCTGGCCTGATCCCTGGCATTGGACCTGGTGACCTTGACTCCCGAGAACGCCACTGCTACCACCATTACCTGCCCCTCCTTGGCCTTCCCTTTCCCTCTCAGCCTGACTCTGCCCATCCTTTCCAGCTTCAGAACCACCAAACTCAGATGACAGACGCATATAATGTGCTGGAATGACCAGGGTTGGAACCATGCTGCGGTACATATTTTCTGTCATTTGATCTAAAGAGCTGCAGAATATGATCTGACCAGGTTGTGTGTTCAAGGTTGTTGGACGAGCAAGATGGTCTTGACTTTGGGAAACCTGTGAGTATTCTGGTGGTTTGTCCGAGAGAGGTGGAGAAGGTGGGTCAGCCGTGTATCCACGATTATCGTTAGCGACATGTCTGCGGCGGTACTCGTTATCCTTGACATCTGGGCTGAATTTGCGACTATAGTCTTCGTGAGGAACGGTGCTCTCATGGGTGCTTGTTTCTGTGGAACGATGTACCTTCATAGGGAAGCTTTCAGCACCTCGCTGTGCTCCTTTGGACTGTTTATTTTTGGATGAATGGCGGAGTTTGTGTGACGGTACGTGCTTGGTAAACTCCTCACGTGCACTCTTGTATTCGTGGGATGTAGAGGCATCAGATTTGCTGGCCTCTGTGTCACCATTGGTGGAGGGGGCTTCAACATGACCACCGCAGATAAGGTTGAGGCGAGAGGTGGAGGTGCCCTGGTCTCTTCTGGAGTTGGATAGGGCAGTTGAGACTTGTCCTTGCTTTTGCTGTCTCCGAGGCTTCAGACACCTCCGTCTATCAACAAGAGACAAAAGCAAGAACATGAGTGCATGTACTATGTCAGTTGATTCATAGTCAACCCTCTGTGAAGACTGCTTCAGTTAAGACTTTGGATAATCcaatattaaaataacaataaaaaaacaataaaaactgaCATGCCACAGCTACCAACCTGCAGTAGTAAAGAAGAACACAGAGTAGTACCAGTACAAGCAGAGCCAGAGAGCCCAGTATAGAGAGCAAGATAAGGGTATGGTATGTTGTGATGTCCCTCAGGCTTGGATGAGACAAACCAGGTCCTAAAATGTAATCAGAGTTTCCCTAATGTATCATTGTTGTTGcactattattatacatatagaAACACTATTAAGCATTCCATATAAAGGAACTGGTTGCCTTTACACGTAATCATCTAAACTTTCCCTACATAATTGATTGAAGTAGCCTTAAGCCCCCACCTCTTAATCGAGCTGAAATGTGTCTATCGAGCTGGTGAGTTTGATTCAGGATAAACCTGCATGTATATCTTACCCGATGCAGAGGGAAAAGCCGCTATCCAGTATCCCAGACGTGAGGCCATGAAGTCCCATGTAAAATGAGAGCCATCTCTTCTGATGTAGCCAGTCCCATTTCTCATCCAAAGTCCTGGAAAAAGCAATATCATTGTTTGATACaaattagaaatgtttaaaagggTAGAACAGTTACCAAATAAGACATAGAACAAGGAAGACGTATAAATGGCACAACAAAAATATTTGCTTGAATTCAGGTGATGCCACAGCCATCCATGTCCAGGAGGCAAGGGAGTAAAATCGGTTATGTCAAACACAGCAACAATTGTGGGCATCTGTGAGTTCATGTGTGAAGAGAATCAAAGGCACTTCTCCTAGGGTTTGTTAGGCTGCACTGTGACTCAGCATAATCAGAATTCTAAAACAATGAAGTTGGCTGACTTCACACGTCTCAGTAGAAGCATGCTAGCTTTCACCTTCCCCAGCTGGTATCGGTCATATGTAGGCTGGATGGTGGGTGGAAATTAGCAGGGAGAgatggcaaataaataaataaataaaagcaatagAACAAAATAAAGGACAAATATTGACAGTAAAATCAAAGGATTGGTCCTGCAAGATGTATATTTAAATTCAAGATTGCATCAGCTGAGAATTTGTCAGAACAAGAAACAATAGTATCATCAGCATACAATAACAGCAGAGGCCACATAATGGAACACTGTGACAcaacatattttacatttcacCATTTTCATAAAGCACATTACATAAATCTATTATTAAGATGTGGGACACGGTGgattagcggttagcacgtttgcctcacacctcaagggttgggggttcgattcctgcctcgggggtttcctccgggtactcgggtttactcccccggtccaaagacacgcatggtaggttgtttggcatctctggaaaattctccgtagtgtgtgagtgaatgagagtgtgtgtgtgccctgccatgggttggtactccgtccagggtgtatcctgcctcgatgcccgatgacgcctgagataggcacaggctccccgtgacgcgagaatagttcggataagcggtagaaaataaatgaatgaatgaatgaatcattacGATAAGTCTCCTAGGTTTCTGTCTGTATGCATACCTGTGTTCATATTATACACCCACACAGGTATGCTGGTGGGCGACCGGACATGGGAGTCCGAGGGCAACGGAACAGAGAAATGAACCGGCTCTGTGACTTGAACCTCACTGCCTTCTCGGTCAAACAGCTGGGCACTGACTGCAGCTACTACTGCCAAATCTGTCCAGATGTCCTCTCCTCCtacatgaacaaacaaatgttatttacacacagtaggtTATCAGAAAATATGTGCATCATTCTCAAAATCGATATTATTTCTactatattattaatatctcaATCTGGTATCTGACCTGTGACATTGTGTTCCAGGGCCAGGAGATAAGGGAAGTAATTGATTTCACTCATGTCTCTGGCAGTGGTCAAAACAGCAGTCATTTCAGAGAAGGAGGAGTTCAACTGCAAGCTCCGCCTTGGGATGTGCAGCCACGGCTGACTCCGCCCTCCTGTGTGATCACAAAGTAAAAGACATTTTGAACATTAGTAAAAACCCTCTCCGTGACAACGATGTGCATATTTCTGAGAATAACCTAGCAACAATGCATCATTATTTTCCTGAAGATCATCGGAAGAACAAAAATTACTCCTTCTttcgtttacatttacatgataTAGACTGAAATAGTACAACGCTGTTacacaaatgacaaaatattcattatttatttttaaaatgaatcattagaATGTCCTTAATGTTCTCATGATGTCAGCATGGATGCTAGTAATGCGAAATAAATTTTATGTTCTTGTCACATCAatgttaaaattattattattttattattattattattattattattattattattattattattattattattattatcaggaaTATTCTAGCCATGCACAAGAGTTTTGCGGAGgttgttgctatggcaacagTAGCAGGAAatagtaaatatacagtatggaaaAGTACCTGAAGACAtcaaggttgtgtgtgtgcatgtgtgagaggcTATCACACTTGACTTTTGCTTTAGGCTACATAGTTTGTTTTTGACTTTTGGTGTAGGTTATATAGTGAATTTTTTAGAGTAACCCCATAATAGGCAGCTGAGAGTCGACAACATGTAGTCATCCAGCAGGCCGTCTGGCAGCTTGATAAAGACCGAAGTTTGTTCAGTGGCATTCGATACAGCAGATGAGTTTGCCAAGTACATCCCAAAAGAACTGAAACTAGACCCAAAAAGACCcccgatttttttttcttctatttcagCATTTGCGAGGAGAAACAAGGTCACTGTGGTACATGCATTTCTATATTTTGACATTCTCTTCCCTTACCTAGtctttttcaaaatatcttACAATAGACATCATTCTGTACATCATAGACCCTGTCTGCACTTTCAATTTGCTTTTGTTTGCATAAATATATTAGATTGAATTCGCACTGAGGAGTATTGTCAAACTATCCCGATTCCTCTGGCAAGAGTGGCACCTACAAATGTGCATAGCACAAGCATTGGGCAACATGAATTCTGCCCCAGTGAGCTTCTATTGGCACCAATGGGTGCAATAGAGCAGTTGTCAGCAGCCTTTTTTTCgccacggaccggtcaatgtttgatcattttaccgcggcccgctggggctGTGGGGtggtggctatacaattaaattaaaattaatcattttaatttaattgtatttaaacatgcctttttaactcactacaatgctaaatcaatgagaaccctgagcttgtttctttacaacgagacggttccatctggggtaataggagacaatgacacccgaagtgtcaTCCAAGTGTCGCTTAAATGGCGATActgatttaagtgctgtggtgacaatctcagggtattccgccatgactttaatccagaacaccggcagtgtttctaactttctaacgacgtctgtttcgtgctcatttttgctaatttgtgggttaaatttgagcaaacacaatatacacgtacaccaagcactgttaaacatgacaaagtaccggtgaacagagagaagagcgatacacaccttctctctccaccaaagttACAaaaccactgccgctcgcagccgctcagctccagacgtcacctaaacccggcccgatatcatgatattttgcgcatgcgcggtattggtgcggctttaggtgacgtagttaacctctcgtccatggaaagttgcacaaacccgagagaaatacaccacagtaaataaaatggaaaaaatttaatgttccttgggcggcccggtaccatttggtccacagaccggta harbors:
- the LOC113652084 gene encoding protein FAM171A2 produces the protein MPPERVCRFVVFLLLLCCAKRTCGKSVADPEVQVRVKVFDSGNLSPLSNAAIVVHGNRSVLASSQGGSDDAVVVYFQYRTGTWVIITASRKDYVTSSVPWHANKVPLFSSVSLYLLAQRPGTLILYDDVIHVFHGSPGGRSQPWLHIPRRSLQLNSSFSEMTAVLTTARDMSEINYFPYLLALEHNVTGGEDIWTDLAVVAAVSAQLFDREGSEVQVTEPVHFSVPLPSDSHVRSPTSIPVWVYNMNTGLWMRNGTGYIRRDGSHFTWDFMASRLGYWIAAFPSASGPGLSHPSLRDITTYHTLILLSILGSLALLVLVLLCVLLYYCRRRCLKPRRQQKQGQVSTALSNSRRDQGTSTSRLNLICGGHVEAPSTNGDTEASKSDASTSHEYKSAREEFTKHVPSHKLRHSSKNKQSKGAQRGAESFPMKVHRSTETSTHESTVPHEDYSRKFSPDVKDNEYRRRHVANDNRGYTADPPSPPLSDKPPEYSQVSQSQDHLARPTTLNTQPGQIIFCSSLDQMTENMYRSMVPTLVIPAHYMRLSSEFGGSEAGKDGQSQAEREREGQGGAGNGGSSGVLGSQGHQVQCQGSGQMQAQQGVGSPDGSEENMWASGGPSAPVHIPVLFNDSTMAQMNGELQALTEKKLRELGVKQHPRAWFISLDGRANAHVRHSYIDVASEFAHSGANSSNHSAQSTLSAPAGTSKDCGPDTSLQDTQQERKQASGRKSKEERHGNGRKGHGGSSSGGKHYSKLPYNDPLDLAGGVGRMGAGSPLENPLTPLLDDGPEEPRGSPMPRRGRSRGNSSRSSNSETQRDSVTSPEDDNDPDDKDENKKSPWQRIEERPLMVFHPKK